The proteins below come from a single Candidatus Cetobacterium colombiensis genomic window:
- the fabG gene encoding 3-oxoacyl-[acyl-carrier-protein] reductase: protein MNRIEGKVALVTGGARGIGRTIVEKLASEGAEIVISCDMGEATFEQTNVRHEILNVTDRETIKELVKKIKDEFGRIDILVNNAGITKDAPFVRMSEDAWDAVINVNLKGVFNVTQAVAPLMTKNKKGSIVTISSVVGLYGNIGQTNYAATKGGVIAMTKTWSKELARKGAQVRANCVAPGFIATPMTDVLPEEVIQGMLDRTSLGKLGMPEDIANAVLFLASDESAYITGQTIEVSGGLAL from the coding sequence ATGAATAGAATAGAAGGAAAAGTTGCTTTAGTTACTGGTGGAGCTAGAGGTATCGGAAGAACTATCGTTGAAAAACTAGCTTCTGAAGGTGCTGAAATAGTTATCTCTTGTGATATGGGTGAAGCTACTTTTGAACAAACTAACGTTAGACACGAAATCTTAAATGTAACTGATAGAGAAACAATTAAAGAATTAGTAAAAAAAATAAAAGACGAATTTGGTAGAATTGATATTCTTGTTAACAATGCTGGAATTACAAAGGATGCCCCTTTCGTTAGAATGAGCGAAGATGCATGGGATGCTGTTATCAATGTAAACTTAAAAGGAGTTTTCAATGTAACTCAAGCTGTTGCTCCTTTAATGACTAAAAATAAAAAAGGATCAATTGTTACTATCTCATCTGTAGTTGGATTATATGGAAACATTGGTCAAACTAACTATGCTGCAACTAAAGGTGGAGTTATTGCAATGACTAAAACTTGGTCTAAAGAATTAGCTAGAAAAGGAGCTCAAGTTAGAGCCAACTGTGTTGCACCTGGATTCATAGCTACTCCTATGACAGATGTTTTACCTGAAGAAGTAATTCAGGGAATGCTTGATAGAACTTCTCTTGGAAAATTAGGAATGCCTGAAGATATTGCTAATGCTGTATTATTCTTAGCAAGTGATGAATCAGCATACATAACTGGACAAACTATCGAAGTTAGTGGTGGATTAGCACTATAA
- a CDS encoding RNA polymerase beta'' subunit family protein, translating into MKNKILVFLSSVFILFAIFTFGKNIYLKKIIKEKLSIALQQPIEIKKANISLLNNSFSLKDVLLTKDNIIVKNISVKMNFKEFIKNNNNFIIDNLTLSEITLEKISNNENLDQSKIQNSLQENDKASEYIKEIDKKINAQDNLSKFFKVNFDKDNFSKSISDGLIDFLIKNVDYIDLIIQKEINRKLNKKIIFFNARSKEILNNLKNYNHSNSKNNILIKNVSFTGNILNINFSGNFKNFNTNLTKNTSLPVNIKLSQNEAIGDIYGDINTNNLTANIYIKLSNVNTNSLSLFNKYLSHGILSSEQVIKVYGNNISIDGNISLDKISINKEFLINSNKLDNIKKSILIEIINLSEKNYSSFKLSNNFTNNSEFISIKTNIPKEIKSTLISNRSTFSNFLQRQLKDQYKGEFEDKKNKIKNFFKNIF; encoded by the coding sequence ATGAAAAATAAAATACTAGTTTTTTTATCTAGTGTTTTTATATTATTTGCTATTTTTACATTTGGGAAAAATATATATTTAAAAAAAATTATAAAAGAAAAACTTTCAATAGCTTTACAGCAACCTATTGAAATAAAAAAAGCTAATATCAGTCTTTTAAATAACTCTTTTTCTTTAAAAGACGTACTTTTAACAAAAGATAATATTATAGTTAAAAATATTTCTGTTAAAATGAATTTTAAAGAATTTATAAAAAATAATAATAATTTTATAATTGATAATTTAACTCTAAGTGAAATTACTTTAGAAAAAATATCGAATAATGAAAACCTGGATCAATCTAAAATACAAAATTCTTTACAAGAAAATGACAAAGCATCAGAATATATTAAAGAAATTGATAAAAAAATCAATGCTCAAGATAATCTATCAAAATTTTTCAAGGTTAACTTTGATAAAGATAACTTTTCTAAATCTATTTCCGATGGATTAATTGATTTTTTAATAAAAAATGTTGATTACATTGATCTTATTATTCAAAAAGAAATTAACAGAAAATTAAATAAAAAAATAATTTTTTTCAATGCTCGTTCTAAAGAAATTTTAAATAATTTAAAAAATTATAATCATTCTAATTCTAAAAATAATATTCTTATTAAAAATGTATCTTTCACTGGAAATATTTTAAATATTAATTTTTCTGGAAATTTTAAGAATTTTAATACCAATTTAACAAAAAATACTTCTTTACCTGTTAATATAAAACTTTCTCAAAACGAAGCTATTGGAGATATTTATGGAGATATTAACACAAATAATTTAACTGCTAATATTTACATTAAACTATCCAATGTTAATACTAACTCTCTTAGTTTATTTAACAAATATCTTTCTCATGGAATACTTTCTTCTGAACAAGTTATAAAAGTTTATGGTAATAATATCTCAATAGACGGAAATATTAGTTTAGATAAAATTAGTATTAATAAAGAGTTTCTCATAAATTCTAATAAATTAGATAATATAAAAAAGAGTATTCTTATTGAAATTATAAATTTATCTGAGAAAAACTATTCCTCTTTTAAACTCTCAAATAATTTTACAAATAATTCTGAGTTTATATCTATTAAAACAAATATTCCAAAAGAAATTAAAAGTACTTTAATTTCTAATCGCTCAACTTTTAGCAATTTTTTACAAAGACAATTAAAAGATCAATATAAAGGTGAGTTTGAAGATAAAAAAAATAAAATAAAAAATTTCTTTAAAAACATTTTCTAA
- the efp gene encoding elongation factor P: MKIAQELRAGSTVRIGNDPFVILKAEYNKSGRNAAVMKYKMKNLLNGNISDAIYKADDKMDDIRLDKVRAVYSYNDGDFFVFSNPETWDQIELKDEDLGDAINYLEEGMELEVVYYESTPVAVELPTFVERQVTYTEPGLRGDTSGKVMKPAKINTGFEIQVPLFVEQDEWIKIDTRSNEYVERIKK, from the coding sequence ATGAAAATTGCTCAAGAATTAAGAGCTGGAAGCACAGTAAGAATCGGAAACGATCCTTTCGTAATTTTAAAAGCAGAGTATAACAAATCAGGAAGAAACGCTGCTGTTATGAAGTACAAAATGAAGAACTTATTAAACGGAAACATAAGTGACGCTATCTACAAAGCTGACGATAAGATGGATGATATCAGACTTGACAAAGTTAGAGCTGTTTACTCATACAACGATGGAGATTTCTTTGTATTCTCTAACCCTGAGACTTGGGATCAAATCGAATTAAAAGATGAGGATTTAGGAGATGCTATAAATTATTTAGAAGAAGGAATGGAATTAGAGGTTGTTTACTACGAGTCAACTCCAGTTGCTGTAGAATTACCAACATTCGTTGAGAGACAAGTAACTTATACTGAGCCTGGATTAAGAGGAGATACTTCTGGAAAAGTAATGAAGCCAGCTAAAATAAACACTGGATTTGAAATTCAAGTACCTCTATTCGTAGAGCAAGATGAGTGGATCAAAATAGATACAAGATCAAACGAATACGTAGAAAGAATCAAAAAATAA
- the earP gene encoding elongation factor P maturation arginine rhamnosyltransferase EarP, giving the protein MNLKRLDIFCEIIDNYGDIGVVYRLAKELKFIYKDKVEIRVILNKLEEFMELNKKAKNIGCQEIDGIIYLTNEYLAKNICTFSPANVIIEAFGCSILEEYLEKAKDESELLINLEYLSGEDWVEGIHLMESPLGAKKLKKYFFMPGFTEKTGGVIVDSLFIDRKKIVLKNKEVYMKKYLPELCGKNYFLGTIFSYEKNFLPLLDVLLNNKKENCLLVLGEKSQESIKEILENKNIEKIDETCYKYENILLKFMPFLKQEEYEELINLVDYNFVRGEDSFVRALLTGKPFIWHIYLQDEMAHMDKIDGFINQYRKTLNNSGLSKALDIHTELLRDYNLRNSNSLELGKERFENFFNEFDNISKLSQNYSEYIELKCNLIDKLNKFILKY; this is encoded by the coding sequence ATGAATTTAAAAAGATTAGATATTTTTTGTGAAATTATTGATAATTATGGAGATATAGGTGTTGTTTATAGACTTGCAAAAGAACTGAAATTTATATATAAAGATAAAGTTGAAATAAGAGTTATCTTAAATAAATTAGAAGAATTTATGGAATTAAATAAAAAAGCGAAAAATATAGGTTGTCAAGAGATTGATGGAATTATTTATTTAACAAATGAATATTTAGCTAAAAATATATGTACATTTTCTCCTGCAAATGTTATAATAGAGGCCTTTGGATGTAGTATTTTAGAGGAGTATCTAGAGAAAGCTAAAGATGAATCAGAGCTTCTTATTAATTTAGAATACTTGTCTGGTGAAGATTGGGTAGAGGGAATTCATTTGATGGAATCACCTTTAGGAGCAAAAAAATTAAAAAAATATTTTTTTATGCCAGGATTTACAGAGAAAACAGGTGGAGTAATAGTAGATAGTTTATTTATAGATAGAAAAAAAATAGTTTTAAAAAATAAAGAGGTTTATATGAAAAAATATTTGCCAGAATTATGTGGAAAAAATTATTTTTTAGGAACAATTTTTAGCTATGAAAAAAACTTTTTACCTTTGCTAGATGTCTTACTAAATAATAAAAAAGAAAATTGTTTACTTGTTTTAGGCGAAAAGTCTCAGGAAAGCATAAAAGAGATTTTAGAAAATAAAAATATTGAAAAAATAGATGAAACTTGTTATAAATACGAAAATATTTTGTTAAAATTTATGCCTTTTTTAAAGCAAGAGGAGTATGAAGAGCTAATAAATTTAGTAGACTATAATTTTGTTAGAGGTGAAGATTCTTTTGTAAGAGCTTTATTAACAGGAAAGCCTTTTATCTGGCACATATATCTTCAAGATGAAATGGCACATATGGATAAAATAGATGGTTTTATTAACCAGTATAGAAAAACTTTAAATAACTCAGGGTTAAGTAAAGCTTTAGATATACATACAGAGCTATTAAGAGATTATAATTTAAGAAATAGTAACTCTTTAGAATTGGGAAAAGAAAGATTTGAAAACTTCTTTAATGAATTTGATAATATTTCAAAATTATCTCAAAACTATTCAGAGTATATTGAATTAAAATGTAATCTTATAGATAAATTAAATAAATTTATTTTAAAATATTAG
- a CDS encoding NADH:flavin oxidoreductase: MNLFTPLDIKNKKLKNRVVLPPLVRFSMVGKDGLVTEELLEWYKDVAEGGTGLIIVEASCVAEDGKLRDNQIGIWDDSFIDGLSKVAEIGKKYEVPMLIQIHHAGFKEKVAEVAEEVLDKILDQFVEAFKRAKKAGFDGVEIHGAHTYLISQLNSRIWNLRDDKYGGTFEKRMYFTEELVNRTKNIFDEDFILGYRMGGNEPELEDGIAIAKYLEKIGVDLIHVSSGVPNPEKKQEIKIDIPENFEFDWVVYLGTEIKKHVNIPVIGVRNIKTEEQASTLIENGMLDLVAIGRGMIARPNWVEFAKKEYYKRTGEKIK, encoded by the coding sequence GTGAATTTATTTACTCCTTTAGATATAAAAAATAAAAAATTAAAAAATAGAGTGGTTTTACCTCCATTAGTTAGATTTTCTATGGTAGGGAAAGATGGACTTGTCACAGAAGAATTATTAGAATGGTATAAAGATGTCGCTGAAGGTGGAACTGGATTAATTATAGTTGAAGCTAGTTGCGTGGCAGAAGATGGAAAGTTGAGAGATAATCAAATTGGGATATGGGATGATTCTTTTATCGATGGACTTTCAAAAGTAGCTGAAATAGGAAAAAAATATGAAGTACCAATGCTAATTCAAATTCATCATGCAGGATTTAAAGAAAAAGTTGCTGAAGTTGCTGAAGAAGTATTGGACAAAATATTAGACCAATTTGTAGAGGCATTTAAAAGAGCTAAAAAAGCTGGCTTTGATGGAGTAGAGATTCATGGAGCTCATACATATTTAATTTCACAACTAAATTCTAGAATTTGGAATTTAAGAGATGATAAATATGGAGGAACTTTTGAAAAAAGAATGTATTTTACAGAAGAACTTGTAAATAGAACTAAAAATATTTTTGATGAAGATTTTATATTAGGATATAGAATGGGTGGTAATGAACCAGAATTAGAGGACGGAATAGCAATCGCTAAATATTTAGAAAAAATTGGTGTTGATTTAATTCATGTTTCCTCTGGAGTTCCAAATCCTGAAAAAAAACAAGAAATAAAAATAGATATTCCAGAAAATTTTGAATTTGATTGGGTTGTATATTTAGGAACAGAGATAAAAAAACATGTAAATATTCCAGTTATAGGAGTAAGAAATATAAAAACAGAAGAGCAGGCAAGTACTTTAATAGAAAATGGGATGTTAGACTTAGTGGCAATTGGTAGAGGTATGATAGCGAGACCAAATTGGGTAGAGTTTGCTAAAAAAGAATACTATAAAAGAACTGGAGAAAAAATAAAATAA